Within the Hypericibacter adhaerens genome, the region ATCGGGCCCGATGCCTCCCAAACCTGTCGTCGTCGTAACCCGCAAGCTGCCCGATCCGATCGAGACGCGCATGATGGAGCTGTTCGATGTTCGCCTGAACATCGATGACCGCCCCATGACGCAGGGGGAGCTGGTGGAGGCGATCAAGGCCGCCGACGTGCTGGTGCCGACGGTCACCGACCGGATCGATTCCTCGGTTCTGTCCCAGGCCGGTCCCAAATTGCGGCTGATCGCGTCCTTCGGCACCGGCGTCGACCATATCGATCTCGCCTCGGCGCGCCAGCGCGGCATCACCGTCACCAACACGCCCGGCGTCCTCACCGAGGACACCGCCGACATGACCATGGCGCTGATCCTGGCGGTGCCCCGGCGCCTGGCCGAGGGCGAACGGCTGATCCGCACCGGCCAATGGAAGGGCTGGGGTCCCACCTCGATGCTGGGCCATCGCATCTGGGGCAAGCGGCTGGGCATCGTCGGCATGGGCCGCATTGGCACCGCGGTCGCGCGGCGCGCGCGCGGCTTCGGTCTCGCCGTCCATTACCACAACCGCCGCCGGGTCCATCAGGATCTCGAAGCCGAGCTCGAGGCGACCTACTGGGAAAGCCTCGACCAGATGCTGGCGCGGATGGACATCATCTCGATCAACTGCCCGCACACGCCGGCCACCTATCACCTGCTGTCGGCGCGCCGCCTCAAGCTGCTGCCGCGCCACACCTACATCGTCAACACCTCGCGCGGCGAGGTGATCGACGAGAACGCGCTGGCGCGCATGCTGGTGGGGGGCGAGCTGGCCGGGGCCGGGCTCGACGTGTTCGAGCATGAGCCCGCCGTCAATCCGAAGCTCCTGAAGCTCGACAATGTGGTGCTGCTGCCGCATATGGGTTCGGCCACGATGGAGGGCCGCATCGATATGGGCGAGAAGGTCATCATCAACATCAAGACCTTCGCCGACGGCCACAAGCCGCCCGATAGGGTGCTCGAAACGATGTTCTGAGCGGATGCCCGTCGGCATCCGTCATCTGGGTCATGCGGCTCGCCGACAAGAAGGACTTCTTCCGTAGCGATCTCAATCTGCAGCGCCTGCTGAAGCGGTCGCTGGGGAACGACTATGCGCGCTGGGAGCCGATGCTGGGCGAGTTCGGCGCCTGGGTCGGCGACGCGGTCGACCGCGCCGCCGCCTATACCGACCGCGAGGCGCCGCCCTACCTCGAGACCTACGACGCGCAAGGCCGCGTCGCCAACCGGATCACCCGCAACCCGGCCTGGGCGGCGGCCTCGCGCGAGGCCTACCGGCGCGGCGTCATCGGCCTCAACTATGCCTCGGATCCGGCGCCATTCGAGGTGACCTTCGCCATGGGCTATCTGCTGTCCCAGGCGGATGTCTCGCTGCACTGTCCCGTCTGCATGACGGGGGCGGTTGCCTATGTGCTCGACCGCTACGGCCCGCCCGCGGTTCGCGCGCGCTATCGCGAGCGTCTGACCCGGATGGACGGCGAGGCACTGACGGCCGGCACCTGGGCGACGGAGCTTCACGGCGGCAGCGACGTCGGCGGCACCACCACGGTGGCGCGCGCCGAGGGCGACCATTGGCGGCTCAACGGCCTCAAATGGTTCGTCAGCAACGCCGATGGCGGGCTCTCCCTGGCGACCGCGCGCCCCGAAGGGGCGCCTGCGGGCACGAAAGGCCTGGGGCTCTATCTGGTGCCGATCATGCTCGATGACGGCGGGCTCAACCCGATGCGCTTCCGCCGCCTCAAGGACAAGCTCGGCACGGTCGGCGTGCCCACCGCCGAGGTCGATCTCACCGAGAGCTGGGCGCTCGAGGTGGCGCCGCCGCCCGACGGTTTCGCGCTGATGATGGCCGCGCTCGAGTTCAGCCGGATCCACAACGCCCTGGCCTCGGCCGGGCTGCAGCGCCGCGCCTTCGTCGAGGCCCTGCATTATGCCGCGGAGCGGCAGGCCTTCGGCGACGCCATCGTCCGTTATCCGATGGTGCAGGACGAGCTCCTGGCGATCCTGGTGACGCTGGAGGCGGGGACGGCGCTCGCTTTCGAGGCGGCGCGGAGCTTCGATATCGCCGACCGCGCCCGCGCGGGCGACGCCGACGAGACGCGGGTCTGGCTCCGGCTCGCGACGGCGCTCGCCAAATACATGACCGGCGAGGATGCGATCCGTGCCTGCTCGCGCGCGATCGAGATCATCGGCGGCAACGGCTATACCTACGATCACGTCACGCCGCGCCTGCTGCGCGACGCGCAGGTCATGACGGTGTGGGAAGGGCCCGCCAACATCCAGGCCCTGGAGATCCTGCGGCTGGTCGCGGGCCGCTATGGCGGCGACAAGGTCTTCACCAACCGTATCGCGGCGATGCTGGCGGCAGCACCGGGCCCCTTGGGCGGCCAGGCGCAGACCGTGAGCGCGGCGCTCAAGGATTGGCAGGATGCGCTG harbors:
- a CDS encoding 2-hydroxyacid dehydrogenase, giving the protein MPPKPVVVVTRKLPDPIETRMMELFDVRLNIDDRPMTQGELVEAIKAADVLVPTVTDRIDSSVLSQAGPKLRLIASFGTGVDHIDLASARQRGITVTNTPGVLTEDTADMTMALILAVPRRLAEGERLIRTGQWKGWGPTSMLGHRIWGKRLGIVGMGRIGTAVARRARGFGLAVHYHNRRRVHQDLEAELEATYWESLDQMLARMDIISINCPHTPATYHLLSARRLKLLPRHTYIVNTSRGEVIDENALARMLVGGELAGAGLDVFEHEPAVNPKLLKLDNVVLLPHMGSATMEGRIDMGEKVIINIKTFADGHKPPDRVLETMF
- a CDS encoding acyl-CoA dehydrogenase family protein: MRLADKKDFFRSDLNLQRLLKRSLGNDYARWEPMLGEFGAWVGDAVDRAAAYTDREAPPYLETYDAQGRVANRITRNPAWAAASREAYRRGVIGLNYASDPAPFEVTFAMGYLLSQADVSLHCPVCMTGAVAYVLDRYGPPAVRARYRERLTRMDGEALTAGTWATELHGGSDVGGTTTVARAEGDHWRLNGLKWFVSNADGGLSLATARPEGAPAGTKGLGLYLVPIMLDDGGLNPMRFRRLKDKLGTVGVPTAEVDLTESWALEVAPPPDGFALMMAALEFSRIHNALASAGLQRRAFVEALHYAAERQAFGDAIVRYPMVQDELLAILVTLEAGTALAFEAARSFDIADRARAGDADETRVWLRLATALAKYMTGEDAIRACSRAIEIIGGNGYTYDHVTPRLLRDAQVMTVWEGPANIQALEILRLVAGRYGGDKVFTNRIAAMLAAAPGPLGGQAQTVSAALKDWQDALALIRGGPVEAQRHARRLMALMADILAGALLLVEAGEGLKQGDHRKSLILQLFIEARFAAPARRGILPQRDWMHREFEALATDQPIATAP